In one window of Helianthus annuus cultivar XRQ/B chromosome 17, HanXRQr2.0-SUNRISE, whole genome shotgun sequence DNA:
- the LOC110923475 gene encoding uncharacterized protein At3g28850 yields MGCAPSKQPVCRRCNARCSPVRRSYSLQSDRSPPREEGSKHRVEPRASTTLGYLLFNTSIESDRVREEPLRRNVSEKNRKGFGTGVVEEKTWAKVNDEKIAKTVPKTPIGTPRGEPETINAWELMEGLDDASPFCPPPSTKDHIRCLSFNTGPYPVPLEQSTLPSQEKDMKVTMNETDVASDDFDPKMINVKPLIDEKPQSDEKKVTVTSRVKEKLVLYYTSLRGVRKTYEDSCHVRIILKNAGVRVDERDVSMHSGFKEELKELLGDRYGIGGLPKVFVGRKYIGGADEIRRLHDEFQLDKVLEGCEMQGDRGGGNSGGCEACGDIRFLPCETCSGSCKIYYEVDCDESEEEEEESDYGFQRCPDCNENGLIRCPMCCD; encoded by the coding sequence atgGGTTGTGCTCCGTCGAAGCAACCGGTGTGCCGGAGATGCAATGCGCGATGTTCTCCAGTGCGGCGGAGCTATTCGTTGCAATCCGACCGCTCTCCACCACGTGAAGAGGGCAGCAAACACCGTGTCGAACCACGGGCCTCAACCACCCTTGGTTACCTTCTGTTTAATACTTCGATTGAATCCGATCGGGTACGCGAAGAACCGCTTCGACGAAATGTCTCGGAGAAGAACAGAAAGGGTTTTGGAACTGGGGTGGTGGAAGAAAAGACTTGGGCTAAGGTGAATGACGAAAAGATAGCGAAAACTGTACCGAAAACGCCCATTGGTACGCCTCGAGGCGAGCCGGAGACGATCAATGCGTGGGAACTGATGGAGGGTTTGGATGATGCAAGCCCGTTTTGTCCACCACCGTCGACGAAGGATCATATCCGTTGCCTCTCGTTTAACACGGGTCCCTACCCGGTTCCACTCGAGCAATCCACATTGCCATCACAAGAAAAAGATATGAAAGTCACTATGAATGAGACGGATGTAGCGTCGGATGATTTTGATCCAAAGATGATTAACGTAAAGCCGTTAATAGACGAGAAACCGCAGTCTGATGAGAAAAAAGTAACTGTCACATCACGTGTCAAAGAAAAGTTGGTTTTGTACTACACAAGTTTAAGGGGAGTTAGAAAGACATATGAGGATTCCTGTCATGTTAGAATCATTCTAAAGAATGCGGGTGTTCGAGTGGATGAACGCGATGTATCGATGCATTCGGGTTTCAAGGAGGAACTTAAAGAGTTATTGGGTGACCGATACGGCATCGGGGGGTTGCCAAAGGTGTTTGTGGGGCGCAAATACATAGGCGGTGCTGACGAGATAAGGCGACTTCATGACGAATTTCAGCTAGATAAGGTGTTAGAAGGTTGCGAAATGCAGGGTGACCGCGGCGGTGGCAACAGTGGTGGTTGTGAGGCTTGTGGTGATATAAGATTTTTACCGTGTGAGACGTGTTCAGGTAGTTGTAAGATTTATTACGAAGTTGATTGTGATgaaagtgaagaagaagaagaagaaagtgattATGGGTTTCAAAGATGTCCCGACTGCAACGAAAACGGACTCATAAGGTGTCCAATGTGTTGTGATTAA